One segment of Pseudoalteromonas rubra DNA contains the following:
- a CDS encoding DUF3581 family protein, with the protein MLTPYYQQEMDSVAISREQASQFAKQVADDFNPLHDVDAKKFCVPGDLLFSLVLERYGVSENMHFDFVGMVDETSRLQFPPLSDAFDITSEDKVMLSVKRSGEIKQCDSLTSSLIRNYVEFSGTTFPHVIIPLMGKQDVMINPARPMVIYESMSIHLDKLDIESVTLEPAEPEFSFEGKRGKIVLRFNLFHGDELVGQGEKHMVVAGVREYCQEAVDKLIEYYNERKATL; encoded by the coding sequence ATGCTAACTCCTTATTACCAGCAAGAAATGGATAGCGTGGCAATTAGCCGCGAGCAGGCCAGTCAGTTCGCTAAACAAGTGGCGGATGACTTTAACCCTTTGCACGATGTGGATGCTAAAAAATTCTGTGTACCGGGTGATCTGCTGTTCTCACTAGTCCTGGAACGCTACGGTGTGAGTGAGAATATGCATTTTGATTTTGTCGGCATGGTGGATGAAACCAGCCGTCTACAGTTTCCACCGCTGAGTGATGCTTTTGATATCACCTCAGAAGACAAGGTCATGCTGTCGGTGAAACGCAGTGGTGAAATCAAACAATGTGACAGCCTGACCAGCAGCCTGATCCGTAACTACGTAGAGTTTTCGGGCACGACTTTCCCACATGTGATTATTCCATTGATGGGCAAACAAGACGTGATGATCAACCCTGCGCGTCCTATGGTGATCTACGAATCAATGTCGATTCACCTGGATAAGCTGGACATCGAGTCGGTGACTCTTGAACCGGCGGAGCCTGAGTTTTCCTTTGAAGGGAAACGCGGCAAAATCGTCCTGCGATTTAATCTGTTCCACGGTGATGAGCTGGTCGGTCAGGGCGAAAAGCACATGGTGGTTGCAGGCGTACGGGAGTATTGTCAGGAAGCTGTCGATAAGCTGATTGAGTATTACAACGAGCGAAAAGCAACCTTGTAA
- a CDS encoding DcaP family trimeric outer membrane transporter produces the protein MTTAKKNNLTLSALAVQTALLGGLLTASANAAELGSTEVKYGGYIKLDAIWSDFSDGSLGSQHIGRDFYVPGTTPVSGGEPKDAVFDMHARQSRFNLSTDTKLDDGSSIKTKIELDFIASTGGNERVTNSYSPRIRQAYVTYKGWLFGQAWSNFQNVSALPETLDFVGPADGTVFVRQAMAKYTIGNWSFSAENPESTITSEGGARVVTDDASMPDFTARYTYKADWGHLVVAALGRELTYKVATADESETSFGISASGRINFGKNNLKFMLTQGQGLGRYVGLNAAHGAVYDGKDLHAIDSTSGFIAYQHYWNPQWRSTFLYSFLSADNDKDLLGITIDPTESTTSYSANILYSPVKKLTFGAEYKVATRETESGAEGDLDRLQFSVKYVF, from the coding sequence ATGACAACAGCAAAGAAAAATAACTTAACGCTTAGTGCCCTGGCCGTGCAAACCGCGTTACTTGGCGGCCTGCTCACAGCCAGTGCCAATGCGGCTGAGCTGGGCAGTACTGAAGTAAAATATGGTGGATACATTAAGCTGGATGCTATCTGGAGTGACTTTTCCGATGGCAGTTTAGGCTCACAGCATATTGGCCGGGATTTCTATGTCCCTGGTACCACTCCTGTTAGTGGCGGCGAACCTAAAGATGCGGTCTTCGATATGCATGCCCGTCAGTCGCGCTTCAACCTGTCTACAGATACCAAGCTGGATGATGGTAGCAGTATTAAAACAAAAATTGAGCTGGATTTTATCGCCTCAACCGGCGGCAACGAGCGTGTGACTAATTCTTACTCACCACGAATTCGTCAGGCGTATGTCACTTACAAAGGTTGGTTGTTTGGTCAGGCCTGGTCTAACTTCCAAAATGTTAGCGCCCTGCCTGAAACCCTGGACTTTGTCGGCCCGGCTGATGGCACCGTGTTTGTTCGCCAAGCTATGGCCAAATACACCATTGGTAACTGGTCTTTTTCAGCGGAAAACCCGGAAAGTACCATTACCTCTGAAGGTGGCGCGCGCGTGGTAACAGACGACGCCAGTATGCCTGATTTTACCGCTCGATATACCTATAAAGCGGACTGGGGACACCTGGTGGTTGCCGCCTTAGGTCGCGAGTTGACCTATAAAGTCGCCACGGCAGATGAAAGCGAGACCTCATTCGGGATCAGCGCATCTGGTCGTATCAACTTTGGTAAGAACAACCTTAAGTTTATGCTGACACAAGGCCAGGGCCTGGGTCGTTATGTGGGCCTCAATGCAGCACATGGTGCGGTCTATGATGGCAAAGACCTGCATGCAATTGATTCGACCTCCGGATTTATCGCCTACCAGCATTACTGGAACCCACAGTGGCGTTCGACCTTCCTGTATTCTTTCTTGTCTGCGGATAATGACAAAGATCTACTTGGTATCACCATAGATCCCACAGAGTCGACCACTAGCTATAGCGCGAATATCCTCTACTCACCGGTTAAAAAGCTGACCTTTGGTGCGGAATATAAAGTCGCAACACGTGAAACTGAAAGTGGCGCAGAAGGCGATCTGGACCGCCTCCAGTTCTCCGTAAAGTATGTTTTTTAA
- the acs gene encoding acetate--CoA ligase, producing the protein MSQSIYPVPEAIRNAALVDNDQYTKLYQESIDDPQAFWAEHGKRLDWFTPYSKVKNTSFDKGHISIKWYEDGVLNASYNCIDRHLKDNADKVALIWEGDDPTQSEHITFQQLHDEVAKLANGLKKLGVQKGDRVAIYMPMTPQAIYAMQACARIGAIHSVVFGGFSPSAIADRIKDSGAKVVITSDEGRRGGNCVPLKANVDEAVSQDGVSIEHVVVHQLTGGEVEWQAHDVWWHELVADVASECEPEPMNAEDPLFILYTSGSTGQPKGVVHTTGGYLVYSSMTHEYVFDVKADDVYWCTADVGWITGHSYMAYGPLVNGCTQVIFEGVPTYPSSGRIGEVVDKHNVTILYTAPTAIRALMAKGDEPIASSKRTSLRIMGSVGEPINPEAWSWYYEKIGNSQCPIVDTWWQTETGGIMITPLPGATDMKPGSATRPFFGIAPALFDAEGNTLQGATEGNLVILDSWPSQARTVYGDHERFEQTYFSAYPGVYFTGDGCRRDEDGYYWITGRVDDVLNVSGHRLGTAEIESALVAHEAVAEAAVVGYPHDIKGQGIYVYVTPNEGVAVTDELTKEVRNWVRKELSPIASPDMIQWSPGLPKTRSGKIMRRILRKIAANEYQQLGDTSTLADPSVVDELIENRLNR; encoded by the coding sequence ATGTCACAGAGCATTTATCCGGTTCCTGAAGCCATCAGGAACGCAGCGCTGGTAGATAACGATCAATATACAAAGCTATACCAAGAATCCATTGACGATCCTCAGGCGTTTTGGGCGGAGCATGGTAAGCGCCTTGACTGGTTTACCCCTTACAGCAAAGTAAAGAATACGTCGTTTGACAAAGGCCATATCAGCATTAAATGGTACGAAGATGGTGTATTGAATGCCTCTTACAACTGTATTGATCGTCACCTGAAAGACAATGCAGACAAAGTCGCGCTGATCTGGGAAGGCGACGACCCAACGCAAAGTGAGCATATCACCTTCCAGCAACTGCACGATGAAGTGGCAAAACTGGCCAATGGCCTGAAGAAGCTGGGTGTCCAAAAAGGCGACCGTGTTGCCATCTATATGCCAATGACGCCACAGGCAATTTACGCCATGCAGGCGTGTGCCCGTATTGGTGCTATTCACTCGGTTGTGTTTGGTGGCTTTTCACCTTCAGCGATTGCTGATCGGATCAAAGACTCGGGTGCAAAAGTTGTGATTACATCAGATGAAGGCCGTCGTGGTGGTAATTGTGTGCCGCTTAAGGCAAATGTGGATGAAGCGGTCAGCCAGGACGGTGTTAGCATTGAACATGTAGTTGTGCATCAGCTCACCGGTGGAGAGGTGGAATGGCAAGCGCACGATGTCTGGTGGCATGAGCTGGTGGCTGATGTTGCCAGTGAGTGTGAGCCTGAGCCAATGAATGCCGAAGATCCTCTGTTCATCCTTTATACGTCTGGTTCAACCGGCCAGCCAAAAGGGGTCGTACATACGACCGGTGGCTATCTGGTTTATTCATCCATGACACATGAGTATGTGTTTGATGTTAAAGCCGACGATGTTTACTGGTGTACTGCCGATGTAGGTTGGATCACCGGCCACAGTTATATGGCTTATGGTCCGCTGGTAAATGGCTGCACTCAGGTTATTTTTGAAGGTGTCCCGACTTACCCAAGTTCAGGACGCATCGGTGAAGTTGTGGATAAGCACAATGTCACTATCCTATACACAGCACCGACTGCTATCCGTGCCTTAATGGCGAAAGGCGATGAGCCAATTGCCAGCTCAAAACGCACCAGTTTGCGCATTATGGGATCAGTAGGCGAGCCGATTAACCCGGAAGCCTGGAGCTGGTATTACGAGAAGATTGGTAACAGCCAGTGCCCCATCGTGGATACCTGGTGGCAGACTGAAACTGGTGGCATCATGATCACGCCACTGCCGGGCGCAACGGATATGAAACCGGGTTCGGCGACCCGTCCATTCTTTGGTATCGCGCCGGCCTTGTTCGATGCAGAGGGCAATACATTGCAAGGTGCGACGGAAGGGAATCTGGTGATCCTGGACAGCTGGCCTTCGCAGGCACGCACAGTGTATGGCGATCATGAACGTTTCGAACAAACTTACTTCTCGGCCTATCCGGGCGTGTATTTCACGGGGGATGGCTGTCGTCGCGATGAAGATGGCTATTACTGGATCACCGGTCGTGTGGATGATGTACTCAATGTGTCAGGTCACCGTCTGGGCACCGCTGAGATTGAAAGTGCCCTGGTTGCACACGAAGCAGTCGCAGAAGCGGCGGTTGTGGGTTATCCCCATGACATTAAGGGTCAGGGCATTTATGTATACGTGACGCCAAACGAAGGGGTTGCCGTCACCGACGAGCTGACTAAGGAAGTGCGCAACTGGGTACGCAAAGAGCTTAGCCCGATTGCGTCACCGGATATGATCCAATGGTCACCGGGTCTGCCTAAGACGCGTTCCGGTAAAATCATGCGTCGTATTCTGCGTAAGATAGCGGCCAATGAGTATCAACAATTGGGTGATACTTCGACTTTGGCCGACCCTAGCGTGGTCGATGAATTGATCGAAAACAGACTAAACCGTTAA
- a CDS encoding response regulator transcription factor → MNQFLIADDHPLFREALKGALQNQFDGLEIFESENFEQTLQQLSEQEELDLLLLDLHMPGNGDLYGLIRIREDYPSLPIVVVSGSEDLNVISKVMGYGAMGFIPKASSSQEIVEALNQVLEGDVWLPASLKDQIAELDGEDKQLAQQIASLTPQQYKVLQYLHEGLLNKQIAYELNISEATVKAHITAIFRKLGVYNRTQAVLIAAKLQLEPVESTS, encoded by the coding sequence ATGAACCAGTTTTTAATTGCGGACGATCACCCTCTGTTTCGCGAAGCATTAAAGGGGGCACTGCAGAATCAGTTTGACGGGTTAGAGATTTTCGAATCTGAGAACTTTGAGCAAACCTTGCAACAATTATCCGAACAGGAAGAGCTGGATCTGCTGTTGTTGGATTTACATATGCCGGGCAATGGCGATTTATATGGCCTGATCCGGATCCGTGAAGATTACCCGAGTTTGCCTATCGTGGTGGTGTCGGGTAGTGAAGACCTGAATGTGATCTCTAAAGTGATGGGCTATGGTGCCATGGGCTTTATTCCCAAGGCGTCATCATCACAAGAAATTGTTGAAGCACTGAATCAGGTGCTCGAAGGGGATGTCTGGTTGCCTGCCAGCCTGAAAGATCAGATTGCCGAACTCGACGGCGAAGACAAGCAGCTGGCACAGCAAATTGCTTCTTTGACACCCCAGCAATACAAGGTTCTGCAATATCTGCACGAAGGCCTACTCAACAAGCAAATCGCTTATGAACTGAATATTTCAGAAGCGACGGTCAAGGCACATATTACCGCGATATTCCGTAAACTGGGTGTCTATAATCGGACACAGGCCGTGCTAATTGCTGCTAAGCTGCAACTGGAACCGGTTGAAAGTACGAGTTAG